From Apium graveolens cultivar Ventura chromosome 9, ASM990537v1, whole genome shotgun sequence, the proteins below share one genomic window:
- the LOC141686026 gene encoding uncharacterized protein LOC141686026: MVRNILETFPDTTILQINGEENAKANELSKLVQNSSYLSSSVYFEELRDPSTKKLETLCITGPESWMTPFIAYLKHETLPEDKNKAKYLKYKADHFFLEDDQLYKQTFSAPILKCMYPDEADYCLWKVHKGICGDHLEVEALAYKIIRQGYYWPTIHDDTAEYVKKYNRCLMFDNVPRQSPSFPASVLSLSLSLYRVLTL, encoded by the coding sequence ATGGTAAGGAATATCCTGGAAACCTTCCCGGATACAACCATCCTACAGATTAATggagaggaaaatgctaaggcaaaTGAGCTCTCCAAACTAGTTCAAAATTCTTCATATCTAAGCTCCTCAGTTTATTTCGAGGAACTTCGGGACCCGAGCACGAAAAAACTTGAAACCTTGTGCATCACTGGCCCGGAAAGCTGGATGACCCCTTTCATAGCTTACCTGAAGCATGAAACACTCCCAGAAGACAAAAACAAAGCCAAATACTTGAAGTACAAAGCTGATCATTTCTTCCTTGAAGATGATCAACTCTATAAACAAACCTTCTCAGCCCCAATTCTCAAATGTATGTATCCGGATGAAGCCGACTACTGTCTCTGGAAAGTACATAAAGGTATTTGTGGGGATCACTTGGAGGTAGAGGCTTTAGCATACAAGATAATCCGACAGGGATACTATTGGCCCACGATTCACGATGATACAGCTGAGTATGTAAAGAAATACAATCGGTGTCTGATGTTCGACAACGTTCCGAGGCAAAGCCCGAGCTTTCCTGCTTCAGTACTTTCCCTATCCCTTTCGCTCTATAGGGTATTGACATTATAG